The nucleotide window GGGAGCGAGACCTACCAGCAGCGTCAGCAGCACGCCTAACCCGACGCTCTGCTGCAGCGAGCAGACACCCGGTTTGCCCGCGGACATAAAGGATTGCGACAAGACCAGCGCAGCCCCCGACAGCACGACTTCCAGCAGCAGAAGACGGTATACCGGCACCGCTTCGCCGTATGCCGGTCCGTACAACGTCCGAATCAGCCACGGACCGACAAGCATAAAAGCCGCCGCGATCAGCATCGTCCCCCATATGCTGACACGGAACAACCGCTTTACCAATTCAGCCGCTTTGCCGGGCTCCATGCCGGCAGCTTTCGGGAACAGCACCATCACCAGCGCCGATTGCGCGACGTTAACGACCCGGGACAAGCTCAGCACGACCAGATACAATCCAAGCTCTTTGGAGGAGAGAAACAGCGCGACCACAAGCTGATCCGCATACAAGGACAACGTCCCCATCAGGTCGTTCCCCGCCGACCGCGAGCCGTACCGAAGCAGCGGCCGCAGCGAAGTCCGGATCGACCGCAGCCTCGGGGCGTGCTTGCGCCACAGCCTTACGGTAAGCGCCAGCGTAATCGGAACGGTCGGCAGCCCGTACGCGAGCGCCGTCCAGTACGGGTCCAGCATTCCGGAAGCCATCAGCGCGGCGAGGCAGGCGCACGTCCCGAGATGCGGCAGCATTCGCAGCACATTAAAGGTATTGAACTCGCCCATCGCCTGAAGCGCCGCATTATTGGCGTATTCCGCCAGCAGCACCGGGACCGTCAGCAGAAAAAGGCGCGCGGCCGCCACAATCCCGGGCGGGTAGCCGTCCAGCCAGAGCGGAAGCAGGAAGAATCCCGCGACGACGGCCGTCAGTCCCGCGGCCCCGACGACGGCCAAGGCCGAGCCGTAATGCGCGGCGGCTTGCTCCGGCCTCTTCTTCATGTTGAACAGCAAAGCCGAGGGAAGCCCCAGCATAAAGCAGTTGGCCATCACGGTGGCGCATAGCGTCATCGCGGTGGCGTAGCCTTTTCCCGAAGGGCCGAGATAACGCGCCGTGGCGATTCCGGTAATCAGGTTCACCGCCATGATGGTCAGGCTGACGGCAAGCGTACGGATCGAGTGGGCGTTGCTGCCGGAGCCTGTCAGCAAGGAGAGCCATCGGATGCGGCGTCTGTGTCCGTGCAGCGCGGAACGTGGCATCATCCGGCCGGCCCCCCTGCCTTCCGGTCCTCTTCGATCCCCGCCGCGACGAACAGCCAGACGATAAATCCGCCCAGTCCGCCAAACCGGTTGAAGAAGGCGAGATAAGCGACGGCCCCGAGCAGGATCGCAATACCGAGCTTCGCCCGGCTCGACAGAGCCGCTTCCATCCTGATCGCGATTCTCAGCCGCCACAACAGGCCCCCCAAAGCCGCAAAAAACAGCGCTCCGCCGGCCAGGCCGTATGTGAGCAGAACGGCGATCGCGCCGTTGTCGAAATTGCCGTATTCGCCGATCTTCCCGTCGTTCTCCAGCTTGGTTCCCACCCCGATGCTGCCGAGACCGAACCCTTGGGGATTATCCAGCAGCACGGGAATCATCCTGCCGACAAATTGCAAACGGTCGTTGAACGAATAATCGTTCCGCAGATCGCCCATCGTCCGGAAACGGTTGAGAAGCTGCTCCCCTCCCGGCAAATGGGGAATCGCCGCATACAGCGCGATGCCAAGCACGCAAGCCCCCAAAGCCGCCTTCCACCTGACCCGCGCGGAGCCGAACGCATAATAGACGACAAGGGCGACCAGCGTCGTGAGCCACGCGGCGCGAACCAGCGTGATGACAAGTCCCAGCATGACAATCGCAACGCCCAACCACCCCAGCAGCCCTCTCCAGCGCTTGTGCGCCAGCATGGCGCACAAGGCGGCGGAGAAAAACATCGCGGCCGGTTCCGGCGCGTTCAGCGTGGAGAATACGCGGATCTCCAAGGGGAAGGGCCTTCCGTTGGAGAACATCTCCACGTTGTTCATCCAGAACGCGTCCCACGGCGGGACGAACAAAAACTGGAAGATGCCGTACAGAGATGCCGCTATGGCGATGTATACGAACGAGATTATCCAAAGCTCCCTTTCCTCTCCCGAAGGATTCCGCGCTCCCGCGTAGCAGATGAGCAGCAGCGGTACCAGATAGTTGGCGAGGTCGAACAGGGACGCCATCGCGCCGTTACGCAAATACCCGATGGCGAAGGCGTAGATCAGCGCCGCCCCCAGCATCGCGCCCGGCAGCCATAAGGTGCGGGGCAGCCTGAACCGGTTGTACGCGATCGGAAGCAGCAGCGTCAGCGTCGTCAACAACGGGAGAATGCTGAGCGGCGATACGGAATCATAGCTGTTCTGGGACCAATCGTAGACGCGGCGCACGCCGGGGACGACGGCCCAGACGAAGACGATGTAAGGAATAAGCAGCTTGGACTGCACTTCCGCCAACAGAACGGCGGGACACAATCCGAGCAGCATCAGGATCAACTGCACATTGCTGCCGAAGGGCACCATGACGCTTGCGACGCCAATCGCCCCAGCCCATAACAGCCATGCGGACATGGCCGCAAAGGTCTTGGCCGCGACGAAGGACGAACCGGCTTTGCCTAATCGCATATGCCTTGTCCCCGCGTCCTTAATTCACATAAGCGAATCCAACGAGGTTGGCGCCCGCCCTCAGAATTCCGTGCTTCCAGGATAAGAGTTCCTCCGGCTTCACCGTCCTGTGCTTGATCACCAGAAGCACTCCGTCGCTGAATCCGGCTGCGATCATGGCGTCCGTCCGCGACTCGGCGGCCGGCGAATCGATCAAGATCAGATCGTAATGGGCTTTCCAGCTTTCCAGCGCCATACACGCCTTCTCCGAGGCCAGCAGCTCGGTCGGAGAAGGCGTGGCCGTTCCGCCGCTGACCAGATCCAGACCGGCAAATTCCGTAGGCTGGACGATCTCCATCGGATCGGAATAGCCCGCAAGCGCGTCGGACAATCCCCGATGGTTCAATCTCCGGAAGACGTCGTGCAGGGCCGGCTTGCGCAAATTGCCGTCGACCAACAGGACGTTCCTGCCGGCTTGGGCGAACACGATCGCAAGGTTCGCCGCCGTAGCCGTCTTACCTTCCGCCGGCTTCATGCTGTTCACGAGCAGAACCTTGCTGCCTTTCCGCAGAAATTCGTATTCCAGATTCGTCCGCAGCACCTTATAGTCTTCGACGCTGCGCACCCCGTCATTAAGGTCGGTTACAAGCACCGCCGCGTTATCCCTTGGCATAAGTGGTTTCCCCTACCTGTCTTTGGATTTGTTTGGCCAGTCGCCGCTTCAGGTCGCGTTTTCCGGGCTTCGAGATCGAGGCGAGCAGCCCCACTCCGAGCAACTCCTCAACGGCGCGTTCCGTTTTCAGAGTCGTATCGAGCGTTTCGCGGAAGACGACAGCAGCCACCGACAGGAAGGAGGAAGCGAGAAACGCCAGAATCAGATTCATCTTCATGGGAGAGTTCGGCTTGACTTCTTGCCCGGGCAAGCTTTCTTGAGGAAGGATGCTCAATAAATCCGTTTTGAGATGGACCGGAACGAGCCGCTCGAAGACGACGGCCACAGCCTCCACGATCTTCTGGCTGCGCTCGGCGGAGGGCGAAGTGAAGGACATGTTGATGATCTGCGAGTCTTTGTTGGAGGAGATGCGGAGATTGTTGTCCAGCTCGGTCCGGGTCAGCTTCAGCTCGGGATATTCAAGCACAACCCGGTTCAGCACGGTAGGCGACTTGAGAAATTCCTTGTACGTGGTCATCATCAGGATGTTCGCGTTGACGTTGCCGTATTCGGGCGTCTTCTTCTCTTCCGACAGCCTGACGACCAGCTTGATCGACGCTTCATACTTCGTGGGCACGTAACGATCCGTAGCAACCCCCGCGCAGGTGACCGCAATGAGGACAAAAGCTGCGATCCACCCCATCTTTTTCCGCAAAATTCCGACATAGTGGTGAAAATCCATGAAAATCCTCCTCGTCATGGAGATCGCGGTCTGTCATGAAAGCTGATGCCGTCGTCGCCTCCGCTTTTGATACAATTTGTATCTTGAACAACCTTAATTTATAATACAATTTGTATCAAAGTCAAGGGTATTTTGAAGCGTGCCGGATTATTCTTTAAGAAAGCGTTTCCCAAACCTCTTTTGAAAATTTTTGTTTTTTTACAAGCCCGCAACTTTCGGCCCTTCCCCTCTTACACTATACCAACGGCGGATTTTGAAGAAAGGAGCCGAGAGGATGGCGTTCAAGTACAAAAATGTTCTAAAAATCGCGCAGCCTGTCCTCCTGATGTCGATTCTGTTGACCAAGCTGGAAAAAAATCCGTCCGGCTCCGGGCCTCTGTATGACGAACTCAGCTCGCTTCTCGGCGCTGGAAATTTGACGAATGCCCTTGTCAACGAGACCTCGAAAATGGACAGGTTAAAAGAGCTGAATCTGGGATGGGCCCGAATCAATCTGTATCCGCAATACTATTACTCGAACGGGAAGCCCTTGCCGGTGAGTCTGGATACGGTCATGCTGCAGCTTTACCGCCGGCAGATTTCCCCTTTTATCCTGTTCGAATACTACGGCAGCTACGCCGACATCGGCCAGGAACTCGGGGACTACGACAAGTGGCATGCGATCGGCCGGGCCTACGCCAAGCGTTACGCCCCCGGCGGGGACTGGGCGCGGGAACAGGGGATCGACGATTGGGGCGTGCGGGTGTTTTCGGCGCTTAATGAGCCGGACGTGGAACGCTCCATTCCATTCGAGGATTACCGAGACGCT belongs to Paenibacillus thermoaerophilus and includes:
- a CDS encoding lipopolysaccharide biosynthesis protein; amino-acid sequence: MMPRSALHGHRRRIRWLSLLTGSGSNAHSIRTLAVSLTIMAVNLITGIATARYLGPSGKGYATAMTLCATVMANCFMLGLPSALLFNMKKRPEQAAAHYGSALAVVGAAGLTAVVAGFFLLPLWLDGYPPGIVAAARLFLLTVPVLLAEYANNAALQAMGEFNTFNVLRMLPHLGTCACLAALMASGMLDPYWTALAYGLPTVPITLALTVRLWRKHAPRLRSIRTSLRPLLRYGSRSAGNDLMGTLSLYADQLVVALFLSSKELGLYLVVLSLSRVVNVAQSALVMVLFPKAAGMEPGKAAELVKRLFRVSIWGTMLIAAAFMLVGPWLIRTLYGPAYGEAVPVYRLLLLEVVLSGAALVLSQSFMSAGKPGVCSLQQSVGLGVLLTLLVGLAPRFGIVGAGVSLLSATAVRFGIVWLAYPRVLKIGLPGFWPTLEDIRWLIANVTAGGRGRYTAGSGS
- a CDS encoding O-antigen ligase family protein → MRLGKAGSSFVAAKTFAAMSAWLLWAGAIGVASVMVPFGSNVQLILMLLGLCPAVLLAEVQSKLLIPYIVFVWAVVPGVRRVYDWSQNSYDSVSPLSILPLLTTLTLLLPIAYNRFRLPRTLWLPGAMLGAALIYAFAIGYLRNGAMASLFDLANYLVPLLLICYAGARNPSGEERELWIISFVYIAIAASLYGIFQFLFVPPWDAFWMNNVEMFSNGRPFPLEIRVFSTLNAPEPAAMFFSAALCAMLAHKRWRGLLGWLGVAIVMLGLVITLVRAAWLTTLVALVVYYAFGSARVRWKAALGACVLGIALYAAIPHLPGGEQLLNRFRTMGDLRNDYSFNDRLQFVGRMIPVLLDNPQGFGLGSIGVGTKLENDGKIGEYGNFDNGAIAVLLTYGLAGGALFFAALGGLLWRLRIAIRMEAALSSRAKLGIAILLGAVAYLAFFNRFGGLGGFIVWLFVAAGIEEDRKAGGPAG
- a CDS encoding CpsD/CapB family tyrosine-protein kinase produces the protein MPRDNAAVLVTDLNDGVRSVEDYKVLRTNLEYEFLRKGSKVLLVNSMKPAEGKTATAANLAIVFAQAGRNVLLVDGNLRKPALHDVFRRLNHRGLSDALAGYSDPMEIVQPTEFAGLDLVSGGTATPSPTELLASEKACMALESWKAHYDLILIDSPAAESRTDAMIAAGFSDGVLLVIKHRTVKPEELLSWKHGILRAGANLVGFAYVN
- a CDS encoding YveK family protein, with product MDFHHYVGILRKKMGWIAAFVLIAVTCAGVATDRYVPTKYEASIKLVVRLSEEKKTPEYGNVNANILMMTTYKEFLKSPTVLNRVVLEYPELKLTRTELDNNLRISSNKDSQIINMSFTSPSAERSQKIVEAVAVVFERLVPVHLKTDLLSILPQESLPGQEVKPNSPMKMNLILAFLASSFLSVAAVVFRETLDTTLKTERAVEELLGVGLLASISKPGKRDLKRRLAKQIQRQVGETTYAKG